One stretch of Thalassovita sp. DNA includes these proteins:
- a CDS encoding Gfo/Idh/MocA family oxidoreductase, translating into MTRLRLGMVGGGQGAFIGGVHRIAARIDGQWDLVAGALSSDAARAKASAAELGIAADRAYTDFEDMARAEAAREDGIDAVAIVTPNHMHAGPAIAFLNAGIHVICDKPLAATADQAEAIAQAAAASKARFILTHNYTGYPLIRQARQMVAEGELGDIRLVQVEYAQDWLAEEVSNKQADWRVDPDRSGAGGAIGDIGTHAFNLAGFVSGLQAEQLSADLSSFVAGRRVDDNAHIMLRYGGEAKGMLWASQVAVGNENALRLRIYGSKGGLEWTQENPNQMSFTRFGQPKQILTRAGAGSNAAGSRNIRVPPGHPEGYLEGFATLYSEAAAMIRGDDAEAHTPGIEEGLQGMRFIAACITSSGQDGRWVTL; encoded by the coding sequence ATGACCCGCCTGCGCCTTGGAATGGTGGGTGGCGGGCAGGGCGCCTTTATTGGCGGTGTCCATCGCATTGCCGCACGCATCGATGGTCAATGGGATCTGGTCGCCGGGGCGCTGAGTTCTGATGCGGCGCGCGCCAAGGCCTCAGCCGCTGAACTGGGCATCGCCGCAGACCGCGCCTATACCGACTTTGAGGATATGGCCCGGGCTGAGGCCGCGCGCGAGGATGGCATTGACGCCGTTGCGATTGTCACCCCAAACCACATGCACGCCGGACCCGCGATTGCGTTCCTCAATGCAGGCATTCACGTCATCTGCGACAAACCCCTTGCCGCCACAGCGGATCAGGCCGAGGCGATTGCCCAGGCCGCGGCGGCCAGCAAAGCGCGGTTTATCCTGACCCATAACTACACCGGCTACCCGCTGATCCGGCAGGCCCGACAGATGGTGGCAGAGGGCGAATTGGGGGACATCCGCCTGGTGCAGGTGGAATATGCCCAGGATTGGCTAGCCGAGGAGGTCAGCAACAAACAGGCCGACTGGCGGGTGGATCCCGACCGGTCTGGCGCCGGTGGGGCGATCGGCGATATCGGCACCCATGCGTTCAATCTGGCTGGATTTGTCAGCGGGTTGCAGGCCGAACAGCTTTCCGCGGATCTTTCCAGCTTTGTGGCGGGGCGGCGTGTGGATGACAACGCCCATATCATGCTGCGGTATGGTGGCGAGGCTAAGGGGATGCTCTGGGCGTCGCAGGTGGCAGTGGGCAATGAAAATGCCCTGCGGCTGCGGATTTACGGCAGCAAGGGCGGTCTGGAATGGACGCAGGAAAATCCCAACCAGATGAGCTTCACCCGGTTTGGCCAACCCAAGCAGATCCTAACGCGCGCCGGCGCGGGTTCAAATGCTGCGGGCAGCCGCAACATCCGGGTGCCGCCCGGCCATCCTGAGGGCTATCTGGAAGGGTTTGCCACGCTTTACAGCGAAGCCGCCGCGATGATCCGGGGTGATGATGCGGAGGCACATACGCCGGGGATCGAAGAGGGGCTACAAGGCATGCGCTTCATCGCGGCCTGCATCACCTCCAGCGGTCAGGATGGACGCTGGGTGACGCTCTGA
- a CDS encoding fasciclin domain-containing protein has protein sequence MIRAATIAIASLLAAPAMAGGMSKDIVDTAVGAGDFNTLVAAVQAAGLVETLKGDGPFTVFAPTDAAFAALPEGTVETLLKPENKDQLIAILTYHVVPGKVMSTDLKDDMMATTVQGTDIMIDLDNGVMINDASVAAADIAASNGVIHVIDKVILPGS, from the coding sequence ATGATCCGCGCAGCAACCATTGCTATTGCTTCCCTTCTCGCCGCCCCTGCCATGGCCGGTGGCATGTCCAAAGACATTGTCGACACCGCTGTTGGCGCTGGCGATTTCAACACGCTTGTTGCCGCAGTTCAGGCCGCGGGTCTGGTTGAAACCCTGAAAGGTGACGGCCCCTTCACCGTTTTCGCACCGACCGATGCTGCATTTGCCGCCCTGCCTGAAGGCACTGTGGAGACCCTGTTGAAGCCGGAAAACAAGGATCAGCTGATCGCGATCCTGACCTACCACGTTGTGCCGGGCAAAGTGATGTCGACCGACCTGAAGGACGACATGATGGCAACCACCGTTCAGGGCACCGATATCATGATCGATCTGGACAATGGCGTGATGATCAATGACGCCAGCGTTGCGGCGGCGGATATTGCCGCCTCCAACGGGGTTATCCATGTGATCGACAAGGTGATCCTGCCGGGCAGCTAA
- a CDS encoding YjhX family toxin — translation MNISKIEQRVLHALAQGGEIRFERAGNGKLTEVHCFTHDGMVLMGCTLDVVGKLRRKRLIKSQSAKPYRISALGRQVVRPQLNNRT, via the coding sequence ATGAACATCTCGAAAATCGAACAGCGCGTGCTGCACGCGTTGGCTCAGGGTGGTGAGATCCGCTTTGAGCGTGCAGGCAATGGCAAACTGACTGAGGTCCATTGCTTTACCCATGATGGCATGGTTTTGATGGGCTGTACCTTGGACGTCGTTGGCAAATTGCGCCGCAAACGTCTGATCAAATCGCAGAGCGCCAAACCTTACCGTATTTCCGCTCTGGGGCGCCAAGTGGTGCGACCACAGCTCAACAACCGAACGTAG
- a CDS encoding N-acetyltransferase, protein MNIREETPADLSAIRQIVDDAFAGAEHSDGTEGQIVEKLRAAGALTLSLVAEEAGQVLGHVAFSPVRIGPQSAGWFGLGPVAVRPDRQAGGIGARLIEAGLAQLRQQGAMGCVVLGDPAYYQRFGFRADLQVQFEGVPPEYFMQLTFDGATPAGAAVYHAAFYPE, encoded by the coding sequence ATGAACATTCGCGAAGAAACCCCGGCGGATCTTTCGGCGATCCGTCAGATTGTCGATGACGCCTTTGCCGGGGCTGAACACAGCGACGGCACCGAAGGTCAGATCGTCGAAAAACTGCGGGCGGCAGGGGCGTTGACCCTATCGCTGGTTGCCGAGGAGGCGGGGCAGGTCCTGGGCCATGTCGCCTTTTCCCCGGTGCGCATCGGGCCTCAGTCCGCCGGGTGGTTTGGTCTGGGTCCCGTTGCGGTGCGCCCGGACCGGCAGGCGGGCGGTATTGGGGCGCGTCTGATTGAAGCCGGGTTGGCGCAGTTGCGTCAGCAGGGCGCCATGGGTTGTGTGGTGCTGGGCGATCCCGCCTATTACCAGCGCTTTGGCTTCCGCGCAGATCTGCAGGTGCAGTTTGAAGGCGTCCCGCCTGAATACTTCATGCAGCTGACTTTTGATGGTGCAACGCCCGCTGGCGCAGCGGTCTACCACGCGGCCTTTTATCCTGAATAA
- a CDS encoding ABC transporter ATP-binding protein, with protein sequence MAPILDIKNLYKNYGSVEILKDINVSIEPGDFLVLVGPSGCGKSTLLNCIAGLEPITGGTLSIGGKDMTHVSPKDRDIAMVFQSYALYPTMSVAKNITFGMKVRGVDAATQAAKLQEVASQLQIEPLLNRRPGQLSGGQRQRVAMGRALVRDPKLFLFDEPLSNLDAKLRVEMRSEIKKLHQNLGATMVYVTHDQIEAMTLATKIVVLKGGVVQQIGTPAEIYNNPANLFVADFMGSPAMNLIPAKAKRNGSGLDIEITRGDGAPIVLKDTHSGDLPEDVILGLRPEDIAEAGFRAGQDVQEAQCLIDMVEPAGADTYVVAELGGKQVTARLHAETKAQPGAMLDLAFDLGKVSYFAPGTGERLN encoded by the coding sequence ATGGCACCTATTCTGGATATTAAGAACCTCTACAAGAACTACGGTTCGGTTGAGATCCTCAAAGACATCAACGTTTCGATTGAACCGGGCGACTTTCTGGTTCTGGTGGGGCCTTCGGGCTGCGGCAAGTCCACGCTGCTGAACTGCATCGCCGGGCTGGAGCCGATCACCGGCGGCACGCTGAGCATTGGCGGCAAGGACATGACCCATGTCAGCCCCAAGGACCGCGACATCGCGATGGTGTTCCAGTCCTATGCGCTCTACCCGACCATGTCGGTGGCCAAGAACATCACCTTCGGCATGAAAGTGCGGGGCGTGGATGCGGCAACCCAGGCAGCCAAGCTGCAAGAGGTGGCCAGCCAACTGCAGATCGAACCGCTGCTGAACCGCCGCCCCGGGCAACTGTCCGGTGGTCAGCGTCAGCGGGTGGCGATGGGCCGCGCGCTGGTGCGTGATCCCAAGCTGTTCCTGTTTGATGAACCGCTGTCGAACCTCGACGCCAAACTGCGGGTTGAGATGCGCTCCGAGATCAAGAAGCTGCACCAGAACCTCGGCGCCACAATGGTCTATGTGACCCATGACCAGATTGAGGCGATGACGCTGGCGACCAAGATCGTGGTGCTGAAGGGCGGTGTGGTGCAGCAGATCGGCACCCCGGCGGAGATCTACAACAACCCCGCAAACCTGTTTGTGGCCGATTTCATGGGCTCGCCCGCGATGAACCTGATCCCCGCCAAAGCCAAGCGCAACGGCAGCGGTCTGGACATTGAGATCACCCGCGGCGACGGCGCACCGATTGTGTTGAAAGACACCCACAGCGGCGATCTGCCCGAAGATGTTATTCTGGGGCTGCGCCCCGAAGACATCGCCGAGGCAGGCTTCCGCGCTGGACAGGATGTGCAGGAGGCGCAGTGCCTGATCGACATGGTCGAGCCGGCGGGCGCCGACACCTATGTGGTGGCGGAACTGGGCGGCAAACAGGTCACCGCGCGTCTGCATGCCGAAACCAAGGCACAGCCCGGCGCAATGCTGGATCTGGCCTTTGACCTGGGCAAGGTCAGCTACTTTGCCCCTGGCACCGGCGAACGGCTGAACTAA